From the Oryctolagus cuniculus chromosome 17, mOryCun1.1, whole genome shotgun sequence genome, the window aggatccatgagcctctttggggtctcctacatgggtgcacagacctaagtgcttgggccatcctctactgcattctcaggccatagcagagagttggatttaaagtggagcagctgggactagaactggtgcccgtacaggataccagcgccgcaagtagcagcttagcccactgcactactgcagcactgcacaggccctgggaaaatttatcttaaagtgatcataacccttctcctttgtctgttatatgtcttgtttgtattcagaaataatttatgatgtcTGTACAAGTTGTCCCAGTGATATAACACGCAAACTGTcgtgaaaaatgtcaattaattccttttttttattatgttacactcagcacttcaaaatttctagttcactggcctaggtgacatgatagatttttatttttagttaattactttgaatgttaagtattttcccccaaaattgggagtctaaactgattcctttcaaaaatcagtaaggaaaagataattcaacAAATGGACAGTGGACAAAACCTCAACGAAACATAGATGTTCAATAAgtatataaagacatttaaatttatgagtaatcagagaaatccagattcagctgggaacccttttatttgccagtcacattagcaaaaagacaaagagcatcccgaggtgaaaaggtgaagggaagagtcagtgttggggcatagcaggctaagccgtcacttgagaagcgtaaattccatattggagagcctggttaaagtcttgggccctctgcttctgagccagatgcctgctagtgcacctaggaggcagcagatgatggcccaagtgcttgattcctcgtcatccctgtgggagacccagaatcaagtattagatcttagctttggcctggcccagccatggctgttttgggcatttggggaataaagcagtggatggaagattctctctttctctcactctctcatttgctctcgctccatctccccctccccccactcccatagttcaagtaaacaaatacatctttttaaaaaggatgaagggaAATGAATGTTCTTATATTCTGTTAGCTGGAGTGTAAGTAAGTGTGCATAGCTTTTCTGAGggcaattaaaatttcctatttccgtagtcttcatccattttcattcttttttttttttgagatttatttatttatttgaaagtcaagttacacacagagagaaggagaggcagagagagagagagagaggcagagagagagagagaggtcttcaatccactggctcactccccagttggccacaatggccagagctgtgctgatccgaagccaggagccaggagccaggagcttcttcaaggtctcccacatgggtgcggggtcccaagcacttgggccatcttccactgctttcccaggccatatcagagatctggatcagaagtggagcagccaggactcaaaccagcgcccatatgggatgctggcatggctggtggaggcttttcccactatgccacaatgctagctgccccattttctttctagacttctattttgcaaaatgcttgtccatgttcacaagtgtgcacaaggattttccttgcagcaatacatgagaagtggacataatcgaaaatccatcaatagagggattattaagtaaactgtgaAATGGCCATCCATACTATAGAATATCATGCAGGAGTTAAATGAATAGGGTAACTGACTGAGTACTAGGAGGgaaagaaatccagaagaaaccatgaagtgaaagaaccaagttgcaggatgttactatttaggttaaaaaaagaaagaaaccacacaacacaactattatgctctatgtaaatatgtttgtaGGTAATTTTTTGGAAGGATATATGCCAAACTCAGAGCAGTAATTATTACCTCATAGGTAGGGAGTTAGGACACAATGAAGGTCTTCACTATCCCTATCACTTTTTATCTACTAAGAATGTAATGGTATTactgataaaatgcaaataaatagaagtagtttcttatttcaaattctgtgccttgttaaaacaaccatagaattataatcaacagatgttgattgtgacatggagagggaatactttttctgacatactgacctcaaaatagtagaacaagaaagctcttacaatgcagttagttttgtgtattcatgtttgggagcgtgtactcacagtgtctcagcccagcggtatgctttccatacattttcatcaatgaaagaaatcgagtttccttggaaatttctgtaaaggaacacagttcacatccttgaatgggttggaaaagaatgaacagaatgaggaaaaaaatcatggcaccctcatgggggagtattgaaatacagaaatattatcagctttctaataaataccagtgcttttatgttccgtagctctctgcttcccagtttgctcactcaataaataatgaggggccactgacataaacaatgaagcatcctctcagaagcttaacttcgtctctgtccagtctctttgacagtaaagacagtcaatcactttgaatattaagtattttcaccaaaataactcaggtgtctacactgacttctataaatcagtgagaaaaggataaattattcaagaaaaaatgggcaaaatgtattgtcaccaataagaataatgaaaacctaTGCAGGTATACTAGTGCTTTGGCCAAGCGCCCTCTGCTGAAATCTTTCCAAGTACTGAATGGATACAGACAATTTAAAATCAGAGGGACTAATGTGCTGATGTGGAAAGCCTTTTGGAATACAGCATAGGGTAAAAGTGCCgatcactgagccaggagccaagcattacctccataggaaaaaaaaaaagagaggaggttgGAAGGAAAGACGCACACCTGGGTTACAGGTAATAGAGTGAGGACCAGGGGAtgatgagggtgtgtgggggttcatactttcacattttatcctacattctgtgcactttttaaaaagtggaaaggtgCTCATAATCGATACTTGTTTACAAGAAGCTGTTAAATGACTTATATTTAGCTTCAACTTTGAATTGCTGTGAGTGCTTAGCTTTAACTCTGTCCTCACTCCTCAGCAACAATGAACCTATTTGTTTTAGGTACACAttttcctggaagcaggagcagcaataaaACAGATACCTGTATGCTCACCTGCCTGGTGGATATGTCCTCTCGGGTTACTTTATGCTCATCAATAAAAAGTGCCTAACACTGAACACATCTCCCACTAACGGGCTCTTCTTTctgactgctgtgcttctgccttatagaccaccatcattctcgctgtcatccagggaaagactgtggagtcacgcatttttattttctgttacaatcCATCACACAATTCTTTAAGccagctttacagatgaggatattgaatccaagctaaataacttgtccaaagtcacaaagctaatcactgggagacctgtgttcaaagccaggcaacctggctccagaatctatccttaaatctgttgtatcatctctaataagtcgggatgagggctgtgttgaagagtgggattaaagcaatgaggtaataacatggtgaatgtcaataaataatgaatcaggaaaagcagtaagggcaatcacatgagactgtagaagagacagaagagaataagagaaggaggatcaggaaagctcacaagcaaagtggccacttgggggtgaaccaacggaaaaaggaagacctttctctctgtctctcactgtcctactctgtctgccaaaacacacacatacacacacacacagtcaacataaggtggggacttgaggagggctcagaagatcttgggtaaaagctgctgagacaggcaggctgtagggaaccatgaggaagggagattcttacaatatgctgaaggtgccattgtagctgttgggctctggtacaggaactctgtgaagcttctgcactgggctgaggccagtgcacgaaagtgtctcatctttgcaggtgcagagctcacagacatttatggtggcagccgcattcaggggttgatctgtgacttcagttagggttgagtgctgagtctgaacctggcctggatgtagatctgtagtcttcttcagggatggagaatggccagcttttgcagtgggtaccagagttatggttagctccatcttggaaggctgagctatgacactgggtgatgttgggtgctgagcttgatgctgacctgctgttggaactgtcatctcattgtcccctggggactgagttatgagctcctttagtggctctgtagactgagttagggtcatttgcatggtagtagaaggtgtagcctctgtagtacgttgtggagtttgggtaatttccaggtccagaggcttgactgtgacttgaggcaggtttgtatactgagtctgaatctggactggaggtgaaaatgtcacctcagggtacattggataaggaggaggagatatagacttgaaggctgtagaatgttcatcctgtgtagtgggtacctgagttatggttgactctaacttcgaaggttcagctgtgccactgggtgacattggatgcggagtttgatcttgacttggttttggaactaccatctcataataaactggaggctgaaagaccacttcattatgtggccctggaggctgccctgaagtctcctgcatggttgggagtggttcaccctccacaatggattctggagttagggtaagttctacatcaaaaggttgaactgtgacttctgtcagggttggatgctgagcctgaacctggtctggttgtgaaagtacctcctcatggagcacgggaggtactttagtcttcttcagggctgtagaatgttcagccttcctggtatgctttgcatttatggtaagcactgtgtccaaaggctgaactgtgatgtgaggcaatgttggatattgagcttgattatgacccagtgttggaactgtcacctcttgatgtattggagattgggttacaccctccatgggaggttgactggaggtctcctgcatgtctgtagagggttcagtcaccatactgctggtttctggagttatggtaagtcccaggtccagatgttgagttgtgactggagtcaggtttggagatggagctgtagtcttgctcaggtctgcaggatgctcagcctctgtagtaggttctgtagtaatggtaagtgccaggtctaaaggttgatttgtgacactgggtgatagtggaggttgattttgaccctcatgatgcactggtggctgagctacagattctttaggtggagtctcctgcacatttgtggcaagttcagcctctgtaatgggctgtggagttattgtaagtgccagatcaaaaggttgaaatgtgatgcggggtgattttggaaacggagcttgatcctgagctggtgttggaactgtcaccccCTGATATCCTGGGGGTTGAGCTATACCTTCCTTAGATGGCCCTGGAAGCTGAACTGGGGCCTCCTGCATGATTGGAGAAAGTCCGCCTTCCATTCCAGGTTGTGTAGTTATGGTGAGTTCCACATCCAAAGGTTGACCTGTGACTTTGGTCAGGTTTGGTTGCTGAGTTTGAAGCTCCTGCTGGGTTACAGATGATTGAGTGTCAGGGAAGTCTTGTGGCTTGGCTGGGGCTACATTTTGCACTGGAGCTTGTTTTGCATTCTTGAGGGGCTCTAGAGGCTcagctggagaaagttccatcttttcaggcagtgctggaggcttggcaagaggaggcccaagctgggttggagaaaattcaacttgcttggtgggaactgtaggctgggcaggtccttcctgctgactccagtaaggataaacttctggagtgggctttagggttctggtaaggtcaatatccacatgttttggtttggttttagacatccttaaatgctgagttctgagtatttcttctggaatatgaggtgaaaatgtcatattcattggaatagcatcactcatctctgggaagatatctgaaggctggtttgtgtttccctgttggagtggtaattggtaagcactcacggggcgctctagaggtggaacggaaatcccctgctggcttggtgaaggttccttcagttgttcaggctgagctgggacccctggaagtggggagtgctcatcctcttctgggggctttggctgctgagctgtgtctgcctcctggtctttcaaaggctcatgctccgtagggaacactgaggcgtgagcttgggcttcctgatggattggagaaggtgcagcctcttcgggggcctgtaaaatttcagctgtttcctcctgctgggtcatagagggtttctcatcctgcataacttctggagattgaattggcagtggttcaacctcttcaagaggcgttggaggcagagctgggactgaggcctgagttgttgtgacctcgtggctgatggaaatgtttccacttctgcagggtttttttttttttttttttgacaggcagagtggacagtgagagagagagacagagagaaaggtcttcctttgccgttggttcaccctccaatggccgccgcggccggcgcgctgcggccggcgcaccacactgatccgatggcaggagccaggagccaggtgcttttcctggtctcccatggggtgcagggcccaagcacctgggccatcctccactgcactccctggccacagcagagagctggcctggaagaggggcaaccgggacagaatccggtgccccaaccgggactagaacccggtgtgccggtgctgcaaggcggaggattagcctagtgagccgcggtgccggccgtgcTGCAGGTTTTGGTGTTAGGGTCAGCTGCAGGTCTGGAGGTTTAGTAGTCACATTGGGCAAGTCGTACTGCTGAACTTGATGGTGACCTGGAGGTAAAATGGTCACTGTGTGAGGacttggaagctgggctgggacttctgtcttctttccagaaGATTCAACCCCCTCAGAAGACTCAGAGGGCCGCATTGGTTGCTCCTGCTCACTGATATAGGGTTCTGTCTCCACAGGAGGGCCCGGAgtctgagcagagccctcctgctgcGCTGGAGAAGAGTCCCGCTCCATGATAGGCTCCGGAGTTATGGTCAGCGCCACATCTGCAGGCTTGATGGTCACGTTGGGCAGGTTATAACGGTGAACTTGATTCTGATCTGGAGACCAGTCCATCCCCTTCTGAATCTGTGGAGTCTGAGCTATGATATTCTCTTCAGGAGATTCTAGCGCTTGAGCTCGGGGATCTTGCTGTACTGGAGATTTGACTTCCACAGGGAGTGCCGAAGGCTTCTCCGGGGCTTCCAGTTGGCTTCTAGAAGGTTCGATCTCAGGAGACTCAGAAGGCTGAGCAGGCTGCTCCTGATTGCTGGAGGAATATTCAGTGttcacaggcaggcctggaggctgagctggggccccctgctgggctacagatgggctgacttcctcagcatactctgagggctgagctgtggcatcgttttgggtagagaaaggtccagtctcctcagggagatctgaggtctgagctagaccctcttgagtccaagattccaccctcccagggaagtccggagtctgcactggggcctcttgttgggctgaggggagtcccactccctcaggatgccccagaggctgagctggagcctgctccgtgcttggagtagactgaacttcctcacctgcccctgaggcttctgtcagctccgtgtctgcaggtttcagtgtgacgctggggaagtttgcttggagagctacaa encodes:
- the LOC138845962 gene encoding leucine-rich repeat-containing protein 37A3-like; its protein translation is MEGQTQNPETQEPIQSSSAQQEEQAPPPQPVEPDELSSPQQEGPGADLQQPEEEASPLQQEAPAQNPFATAEVVGQASVYHDPNTPSSPQIVALQANFPSVTLKPADTELTEASGAGEEVQSTPSTEQAPAQPLGHPEGVGLPSAQQEAPVQTPDFPGRVESWTQEGLAQTSDLPEETGPFSTQNDATAQPSEYAEEVSPSVAQQGAPAQPPGLPVNTEYSSSNQEQPAQPSESPEIEPSRSQLEAPEKPSALPVEVKSPVQQDPRAQALESPEENIIAQTPQIQKGMDWSPDQNQVHRYNLPNVTIKPADVALTITPEPIMERDSSPAQQEGSAQTPGPPVETEPYISEQEQPMRPSESSEGVESSGKKTEVPAQLPSPHTVTILPPGHHQVQQYDLPNVTTKPPDLQLTLTPKPAARPAPRLTRLILRLAAPAHRVLVPVGAPDSVPVAPLPGQLSAVARECSGGWPRCLGPAPHGRPGKAPGSWLLPSDQCGAPAAARRPRRPLEGEPTAKEDLSLCLSLSLSTLPVKKKKKKTLQKWKHFHQPRGHNNSGLSPSSASNAS